In one window of Leptospira sp. WS92.C1 DNA:
- a CDS encoding M14 family zinc carboxypeptidase produces the protein MKLLSAFVVRSFLIVCLGFFLLVSCTGFFRKKILNSPLNDTRKMLLVRIEPGRLGEFREKTGKRYSISYQESNFYYAVMTKEDIDRVGFPSPGITVIKQPFPFKYYSGNYQDLINESFTGLEDLKKGYKDNILNIHYLLGIVNHHSKLARFEVIGKSARGREIPALILTNSEVSDADKVSVLFNCAHHANEVISIEHCYDIAYSILSKQDEYEEILNKMKIWVIPIVNPDGARHFWHVSNLMGRKNGYPGRGPINDKLNPGVDINRNYPFLWGKIGGGYSSSNPSNYFYRGPYPGSEPETRAMIDLANKERFVASISYHAYANCLLVPYSIDSLVNPEPDMALDLGRRMAASVASLHPEKEFEARKNIYPIDGVDQDYFYFAHGTLAYLLETSHLNPPYKEVEKVNRSLKESWNILLNEVLEGRKIFLQVADDKGTFLDAKVELERVKYSQEEVRFSNRKNGFFFQLFPDRKETKIKISKDGYESVELQLRPKRAWEPVKIILKRNRI, from the coding sequence ATGAAATTGTTATCCGCGTTTGTAGTCCGCTCCTTTTTGATCGTTTGTCTCGGGTTTTTTTTACTCGTTTCCTGCACCGGTTTTTTTCGTAAGAAGATTCTCAATTCTCCCTTAAACGATACGAGAAAAATGCTTCTTGTCCGGATCGAACCCGGACGTTTGGGGGAATTCAGGGAAAAGACAGGGAAACGATATTCCATCAGTTATCAGGAATCGAATTTTTATTATGCCGTTATGACCAAGGAAGACATCGATCGAGTTGGTTTTCCTTCGCCGGGAATCACCGTGATCAAACAGCCCTTTCCTTTTAAATACTATTCCGGAAATTATCAGGATCTGATCAACGAAAGTTTTACGGGTCTTGAGGATTTGAAAAAAGGATATAAGGATAATATATTAAATATTCATTATCTATTGGGAATCGTCAATCATCATTCGAAACTCGCCCGCTTCGAAGTGATCGGCAAAAGCGCGCGAGGAAGGGAAATTCCCGCTTTGATTCTTACAAACTCGGAAGTCTCCGATGCGGATAAGGTCTCGGTTCTTTTTAACTGCGCCCATCACGCCAACGAAGTGATTTCCATCGAACACTGTTACGATATCGCATATTCGATTCTTTCCAAACAGGACGAATATGAGGAAATTCTAAATAAGATGAAAATCTGGGTAATTCCCATCGTAAACCCGGACGGAGCTAGACACTTTTGGCACGTTTCCAATTTGATGGGAAGAAAGAACGGTTATCCGGGAAGAGGTCCGATTAACGATAAGCTGAATCCCGGAGTGGATATCAATCGGAACTATCCGTTTTTATGGGGAAAGATCGGAGGGGGGTATTCCTCTTCCAATCCATCCAATTATTTTTATAGAGGGCCGTATCCCGGTTCCGAACCCGAAACAAGGGCGATGATCGATCTTGCAAACAAAGAAAGATTTGTAGCATCCATCAGCTATCACGCGTATGCGAATTGTCTTCTTGTTCCGTATTCGATCGATTCCCTTGTCAATCCGGAACCCGATATGGCTTTGGATTTGGGAAGGAGAATGGCCGCTTCCGTCGCGAGTTTACATCCCGAAAAGGAATTCGAGGCGAGAAAAAATATTTATCCTATAGACGGGGTGGATCAGGATTATTTTTATTTTGCGCACGGAACCCTCGCTTACCTTTTGGAGACGAGTCATCTCAATCCTCCGTATAAAGAAGTGGAAAAGGTAAACCGAAGTCTGAAGGAATCCTGGAACATTTTGTTAAACGAAGTCTTGGAAGGAAGAAAGATCTTTCTTCAGGTCGCCGACGACAAAGGAACGTTTTTAGACGCAAAGGTGGAACTCGAAAGAGTGAAATATTCCCAGGAGGAAGTCAGATTTTCCAATCGAAAAAACGGATTTTTCTTTCAGTTATTTCCGGATCGAAAAGAAACCAAGATCAAAATTTCCAAAGACGGATACGAATCCGTCGAATTACAGTTACGTCCAAAACGCGCTTGGGAGCCGGTAAAAATCATACTTAAGAGAAATCGAATTTAA
- a CDS encoding formylglycine-generating enzyme family protein, whose translation MKSKIPNILLLVLVILSSGIGSTCKLFADSECGGKEIPGMKCIPAGEFIRGSNSHDADEKPEEKVYVSDFYMDTYEVTNEEFDKCKNAGKCQECLKTGKCNYIGPRYGKPYLGRKQPAAGISWYTAKEYCEWAGKRLPTEAEWEKAARGPNGNIYPWGNEPATCERAIIEVGEIKGCVSKKTEKPHLMPTANVGTKAPGVYGLYDMAGNSWEWTQDWYSPSFKTCGDACRGKDPKGPCAGNESCPGYTKKVLKSGSWWWPASYARGSKRRSHIPENFPEYHHFGFRCAKDANN comes from the coding sequence ATGAAATCGAAAATTCCGAACATTCTGCTTTTGGTTTTAGTGATCCTTTCCTCCGGCATCGGATCCACTTGCAAACTTTTCGCAGACTCCGAATGCGGAGGAAAGGAAATCCCTGGGATGAAATGTATTCCAGCCGGAGAATTCATTCGAGGGAGCAATTCGCATGACGCGGATGAAAAACCCGAAGAAAAAGTTTACGTTAGCGATTTCTATATGGATACATACGAAGTCACAAACGAAGAATTCGACAAATGCAAGAATGCCGGGAAATGCCAGGAATGTTTAAAGACCGGCAAGTGCAACTACATCGGTCCGCGTTATGGGAAACCATACTTGGGACGTAAACAACCCGCAGCCGGAATCAGTTGGTATACCGCCAAGGAATATTGTGAATGGGCGGGCAAACGCCTTCCCACGGAAGCGGAATGGGAAAAAGCGGCAAGAGGCCCAAACGGAAACATCTATCCTTGGGGAAACGAACCAGCGACCTGCGAGCGCGCGATCATCGAAGTCGGAGAGATCAAAGGTTGTGTTTCTAAAAAAACGGAAAAACCGCATCTGATGCCCACGGCAAACGTTGGGACAAAAGCCCCCGGTGTTTACGGACTCTATGATATGGCCGGTAATTCTTGGGAATGGACTCAGGATTGGTATTCGCCTTCCTTTAAAACTTGCGGAGACGCATGTAGGGGGAAGGATCCCAAAGGCCCTTGTGCCGGAAATGAATCCTGTCCGGGTTATACCAAGAAGGTTTTAAAAAGCGGCTCCTGGTGGTGGCCGGCAAGTTATGCAAGGGGTTCCAAAAGGAGATCCCATATCCCAGAAAATTTTCCGGAATACCATCATTTTGGATTCCGTTGTGCTAAGGACGCAAACAACTAA
- a CDS encoding NAD(P)-binding protein, whose translation MTTDKKEKIIVLGGGLSSLVTAYEITSQPGWEKKYDITLYHMGWRLGGKGASGRNQNVYNRIEEHGLHIWFGFYDNAFRLIRKCYEEINKPLTLPLATWEEAFKPANFFVLEENVNGSYQPWPIEFPMNDEIPGDEVGIPDPKTFPSLILNFVSDYYRENKENIFPDDGNGENEHNIWNQILEWIEDTIEDIGLDLIGKTILVLKNLVDQLSSDFPHDKFIKILDLFMETLWKKVEKKIESDTEARRLWILADFCLTNIRGMIEDKVFENGFESIDDYDYREWLRHHGASELTINSAPVQAIYGLVFGGVNQYTFAAGTALKGALRMTFTYKGAVAYRMQAGMGDTIMTPLYEILKKRGVKIQFFHRVRELVPGKINGTESIQSVRIGRQVTLKNKDYSPLIDVKGLGCWPSEPLYDQIVEGNILKKENVDLENYWSDWKDKEEIILEAGKDYDRIVFGISIGAIPFVCPKILETNAQWKQMTESIETCLTDAFQLWMYPDTAGLGWKYWKNEAPILGSYVEPFDTWCDMSDLIIRESWPDSMTPNHIAYFCGPSPPGTGPNNPFAKPDLTAEMKKLRERVAHFLNKDSAALWPATTIHGVKPGFNWNLLLNPDQKSETTTDSIFVRLNIQPTERYVLSAKGSTKYRLPAGANGYSNLVITGDWIQNPILNAGCVESTVVSGIEAAKCFL comes from the coding sequence ATGACGACCGATAAAAAAGAAAAAATAATCGTTTTAGGAGGAGGTTTGAGTTCTCTTGTCACTGCGTATGAGATTACCTCACAACCCGGTTGGGAAAAAAAATACGACATCACCCTCTATCATATGGGATGGAGGCTCGGAGGAAAGGGAGCCAGCGGTAGAAATCAAAACGTTTATAATCGGATAGAAGAACACGGACTTCATATATGGTTCGGATTTTATGACAACGCTTTTCGACTCATTCGAAAATGTTATGAAGAGATCAACAAACCTTTGACTCTGCCTCTCGCTACTTGGGAAGAAGCCTTCAAACCCGCAAACTTTTTTGTATTGGAAGAAAATGTAAACGGAAGCTATCAACCTTGGCCGATCGAATTTCCGATGAACGATGAAATTCCTGGAGACGAAGTCGGGATTCCCGATCCGAAAACATTTCCATCTCTGATTCTTAATTTTGTCTCCGACTACTATCGTGAAAATAAGGAGAATATATTTCCAGACGATGGTAACGGAGAAAACGAACATAACATCTGGAATCAAATTTTAGAATGGATAGAGGATACGATCGAAGACATCGGTCTGGATCTCATCGGAAAAACGATTCTCGTCCTAAAAAATCTTGTGGATCAACTCAGCTCCGACTTTCCCCACGATAAATTTATTAAAATTCTGGACTTATTTATGGAAACCCTCTGGAAGAAAGTAGAGAAAAAAATCGAGTCCGATACGGAAGCGAGACGTCTTTGGATCCTAGCCGATTTCTGTTTAACTAATATCAGGGGAATGATCGAGGATAAAGTTTTTGAAAACGGATTTGAAAGTATAGACGATTACGATTATAGAGAATGGCTACGACATCACGGCGCGAGTGAACTTACAATCAATTCCGCTCCTGTTCAAGCGATCTACGGACTTGTATTCGGCGGGGTCAATCAATACACGTTTGCGGCCGGGACAGCCCTCAAAGGCGCCCTTAGAATGACCTTTACTTATAAGGGAGCCGTCGCCTATAGAATGCAAGCCGGAATGGGAGACACGATCATGACTCCTCTTTATGAAATTCTAAAAAAAAGAGGAGTAAAGATTCAATTCTTTCATAGAGTTAGAGAGCTGGTTCCCGGAAAAATCAATGGAACAGAATCGATTCAATCGGTACGAATCGGAAGACAGGTAACCTTAAAAAACAAAGACTATTCCCCTTTGATCGACGTAAAAGGACTCGGTTGTTGGCCTAGCGAACCTCTTTATGATCAGATCGTAGAAGGAAATATATTAAAAAAAGAGAATGTAGATTTGGAAAATTACTGGTCAGATTGGAAGGATAAAGAGGAAATTATCTTAGAAGCCGGAAAGGACTATGACAGAATCGTTTTCGGAATTTCGATAGGGGCTATTCCCTTTGTATGTCCTAAAATTTTGGAAACCAACGCTCAATGGAAACAGATGACAGAAAGTATTGAAACCTGTCTAACGGATGCGTTTCAACTCTGGATGTATCCGGACACGGCGGGGTTGGGTTGGAAATACTGGAAAAACGAAGCGCCGATTCTCGGCTCTTATGTGGAACCTTTTGACACATGGTGTGATATGAGCGATCTCATCATCCGAGAGTCTTGGCCGGATTCCATGACGCCGAATCATATCGCCTATTTTTGCGGTCCTTCTCCTCCGGGAACAGGACCGAACAATCCTTTTGCAAAACCGGATCTTACCGCCGAAATGAAAAAGCTAAGGGAAAGAGTCGCTCATTTTTTAAACAAAGATTCCGCCGCTCTTTGGCCGGCTACGACGATACACGGCGTCAAACCGGGGTTCAATTGGAACCTTCTTCTCAATCCGGATCAAAAATCTGAAACCACAACGGACTCTATCTTTGTTCGTTTGAATATTCAACCCACGGAAAGATATGTCTTATCAGCTAAGGGTTCCACCAAATATCGCCTTCCGGCAGGCGCAAACGGATATTCAAACCTCGTGATCACAGGGGACTGGATTCAAAATCCGATTCTCAACGCCGGTTGTGTGGAAAGCACCGTCGTTAGCGGAATCGAAGCTGCAAAATGTTTCCTCTGA